From Thermanaerothrix sp., one genomic window encodes:
- a CDS encoding stage V sporulation protein S: MEVLKVSGNSQPKSVAGAIAAVLRESGSVEVQAVGAGAVNQAVKSIAIARGYVAPNGIDLICIPAFARIEIDNEERTAIKFLLESR, translated from the coding sequence ATGGAAGTTCTTAAGGTCTCGGGCAACTCCCAGCCGAAGTCCGTGGCTGGTGCCATAGCGGCGGTTCTTCGGGAGTCCGGTTCCGTTGAGGTCCAGGCGGTGGGCGCCGGGGCGGTGAACCAGGCGGTGAAGTCCATAGCCATTGCCCGCGGTTACGTGGCCCCTAACGGGATAGACCTGATATGCATTCCCGCCTTCGCCAGGATAGAGATAGACAACGAGGAGAGGACCGCCATCAAGTTCCTGCTGGAGTCCCGTTAA
- a CDS encoding L,D-transpeptidase gives MSKKIAVLLAALFMISATTAWGAPFTIKKDEYWIKIDKSKLRLYLMKGDEPLKSFPVAIGRGKGDTKKDRLDLITPVGVFKVRRILQDATNLVFDPAWFNEPGEPQKGVYGSKLISFYNPWQIAIHGTNSPGSIGKRVTHGCIRMRNRDIEKLVTYIAPGTKIWITPGETKNAAPQKGGKAAAQSQGKAKMPGLPPKGATKEVVKDKQEEASASPSESFTAAPQDEGSAGNAPASQDLPQGAKDPNNATHNEKKEYL, from the coding sequence TTGAGCAAGAAGATAGCTGTCCTTTTAGCCGCGCTGTTTATGATCTCCGCCACAACGGCATGGGGGGCCCCCTTTACCATAAAGAAGGACGAGTACTGGATCAAGATCGACAAGTCGAAGTTGAGGCTCTACCTCATGAAGGGGGACGAGCCCCTTAAATCCTTCCCCGTGGCCATAGGCCGAGGCAAGGGAGACACCAAGAAGGACCGTCTGGACCTCATCACACCTGTGGGGGTCTTCAAGGTCCGCAGAATCCTCCAGGACGCCACAAACCTGGTGTTCGACCCCGCGTGGTTCAACGAGCCAGGAGAGCCCCAGAAGGGGGTTTACGGGAGCAAGCTCATATCCTTCTACAACCCGTGGCAGATAGCCATTCACGGGACCAACAGCCCTGGGTCAATAGGCAAGAGGGTGACCCACGGCTGCATAAGGATGCGCAACCGGGACATTGAGAAGCTGGTAACGTACATAGCCCCAGGCACCAAGATATGGATAACCCCTGGGGAAACAAAAAACGCAGCCCCACAAAAAGGGGGCAAGGCGGCCGCCCAAAGTCAGGGGAAAGCCAAGATGCCAGGGCTTCCACCCAAGGGGGCTACCAAGGAAGTGGTAAAGGACAAGCAGGAGGAGGCCAGCGCCTCTCCGTCGGAGTCCTTCACCGCGGCCCCCCAGGACGAAGGATCCGCCGGCAACGCTCCAGCATCACAGGACCTGCCACAAGGGGCAAAGGACCCGAACAACGCTACCCACAACGAAAAGAAGGAGTACCTGTAG
- a CDS encoding type III PLP-dependent enzyme — protein sequence MKTPIYTFDLDRYFPPDRFERLKAFAAQKETPCLVVDISKVVERYEEIKREMGFATCYYAVKANPHDQVVKALANRGSHFDVASVYELDQLLSLGVEPERISYGNTIKKARDIAYAYSKGVRVFATDCESDLRKIADNAPGSKVFYRILSDCSGADWPLSRKFGTHPDSIYRLIGLSKRLAVEPYGLSFHVGSQQRDIGQWGFLISTCKYLFDSAKEFDVELKMINLGGGLPAQYLEPTAPLSLYASEIRRFLKEDFGEQLPEIWIEPGRGMVGDAGILVCEVVMISKKSQTNPYSWVYLDAGKFGGLIETLDEAIKYPIYVEKKGPSQKVILAGPTCDSVDILYEHFKYELPVSLAEGDRVYFLTAGAYTASYCSVNFNGFPPIKTYVFEG from the coding sequence TTGAAGACACCCATCTACACCTTTGACCTGGACAGGTACTTCCCTCCGGACAGGTTCGAGAGGCTTAAGGCCTTCGCCGCCCAGAAGGAGACACCCTGCTTAGTGGTGGACATTTCCAAGGTGGTGGAAAGGTACGAAGAGATAAAACGAGAGATGGGCTTTGCAACGTGTTACTACGCCGTGAAGGCCAACCCCCACGACCAGGTGGTCAAGGCCCTTGCGAACCGGGGCAGCCATTTCGACGTGGCCTCCGTATACGAGCTGGATCAGCTCCTTTCCCTGGGGGTGGAGCCGGAGAGGATAAGCTACGGCAACACCATAAAGAAGGCCCGTGACATAGCCTACGCATACTCCAAGGGGGTCCGGGTGTTCGCCACGGATTGCGAGTCGGATCTTAGGAAGATAGCGGACAACGCACCGGGGTCCAAGGTGTTCTACAGGATCCTGTCGGACTGCAGCGGGGCGGACTGGCCCCTGTCGAGGAAGTTCGGCACCCACCCGGACTCCATATACCGCCTCATAGGGCTGTCCAAGAGGTTGGCGGTTGAGCCATACGGTCTTTCGTTCCACGTGGGGTCCCAGCAGAGGGACATAGGTCAGTGGGGATTCCTCATATCCACCTGTAAGTACCTCTTCGACTCCGCCAAGGAGTTCGATGTGGAGCTAAAGATGATCAACCTGGGAGGGGGATTGCCAGCCCAGTACCTGGAACCCACGGCGCCCTTGTCCCTCTACGCCTCTGAGATAAGGCGCTTCCTCAAGGAGGACTTCGGAGAGCAGCTGCCGGAGATATGGATAGAACCGGGCCGAGGCATGGTGGGCGACGCGGGGATACTGGTCTGCGAGGTGGTGATGATCTCCAAAAAGTCCCAGACGAACCCTTACAGCTGGGTCTACCTGGACGCCGGCAAGTTCGGGGGACTTATAGAGACCTTGGACGAGGCCATAAAGTACCCCATATACGTGGAGAAAAAGGGACCCAGCCAGAAGGTGATACTGGCGGGCCCCACCTGCGACAGCGTGGACATCCTCTACGAGCACTTCAAGTATGAGCTGCCGGTGAGCCTTGCGGAAGGGGACAGGGTATATTTCCTCACCGCCGGGGCTTACACCGCAAGCTACTGCTCGGTCAACTTCAACGGGTTTCCCCCCATCAAAACGTACGTATTCGAGGGATAG
- a CDS encoding amino acid ABC transporter ATP-binding protein, with amino-acid sequence MVVVENLCKGFEDGEVLNNISLTIEEGDLVSIIGPSGCGKSTLLRCLNCLEIMDRGRLTVCGHTLERDGSERGYGKETLMKAHEIRKEVGMVFQSFTLFPHKTVLENVMLAPMVVKGEDRETAEARAVELLKKVGLGDRMNRYPSTLSGGQTQRAAIARALAMSPRVMLYDEPTSALDPELVGEVLQVMRDLDAEGMTQIIVTHEMRFAKEASDYVVFMDRGEIVEIDDGEVLFSSPKNERTREFLRHLVGTGIA; translated from the coding sequence CTGGTGGTGGTGGAAAACCTCTGCAAGGGATTTGAAGACGGAGAGGTTCTCAACAACATAAGCCTCACCATAGAGGAAGGGGACCTGGTATCCATAATAGGCCCCTCCGGGTGCGGCAAGTCCACGCTGCTTAGGTGCCTTAACTGTCTTGAGATCATGGACCGGGGACGCCTTACGGTGTGCGGACACACGTTGGAACGGGACGGCAGTGAAAGGGGATACGGCAAGGAGACCCTGATGAAGGCCCACGAGATCCGCAAGGAAGTGGGCATGGTGTTTCAGTCCTTCACGCTTTTCCCCCACAAGACGGTTCTGGAGAACGTTATGTTGGCGCCTATGGTGGTAAAGGGGGAGGATCGGGAAACGGCGGAGGCCAGGGCTGTAGAGCTGCTCAAGAAGGTAGGCCTTGGGGACAGGATGAACCGCTACCCCTCCACGTTGTCCGGCGGGCAAACCCAGCGGGCCGCCATAGCCAGGGCCCTGGCCATGAGCCCAAGGGTCATGCTTTACGATGAACCCACATCGGCTTTGGATCCGGAGCTTGTTGGAGAGGTCCTGCAGGTCATGAGGGACCTGGACGCGGAGGGGATGACCCAGATAATAGTCACCCACGAGATGCGGTTCGCCAAGGAGGCCTCAGATTACGTGGTTTTCATGGACCGGGGGGAGATCGTGGAGATAGACGATGGGGAGGTCCTCTTCTCCTCCCCCAAGAACGAGCGCACCAGGGAGTTCCTAAGGCACCTGGTGGGGACGGGGATCGCGTGA
- a CDS encoding ABC transporter substrate-binding protein/permease yields MGRRHLSFPLLGMLTIMLCLLIPWVAWGQEKILRWAGDSEGGVPFMFNDPKNVDRLIGFEVDIIEAVAREMGRKPVFVNNSWDNLIPGLNRRLYDVAINGLEVTPEHQQEVAFSIPYYHTYLQIAVRRDNRDIKAFSDLKDKTVGTLKQSYAYFLLKDLGCKDIRTYIVEANAYDDLVNGRLDATLFDAPIAMYSAGFNPEVKFVGEPVGSMTYAIAVRKEDKKLLREINAALMKLRDTGELRRIYDRWNLWNPVMAKEWNDFSPPKSPPYAYNDWAEAHKPRLSLKDRINRYLSFLPTFGEAAVVTLKVSVCAMLLAMAAGFVLAIMRVFGPKWASALALGYIEVIRGTPVLIQLFFIFYGLPNVGIKLSPFMAGVIGLGLNYAAYEAENYRAGLLAVPRGQMEAALALSMTRWQALRHVVIPQAFRVVIPPVTNDFISLLKDSSLVSIITMVDLTKAYGQIAATYYDYFGTGIMVAAIYLLLGLPFVRLSRWAERKFSIQDREKQRHHEQMMRGWR; encoded by the coding sequence ATGGGACGCCGCCATCTTAGCTTCCCGCTCCTTGGGATGCTCACCATTATGTTGTGCCTTCTCATACCCTGGGTCGCGTGGGGGCAGGAGAAGATTTTGCGCTGGGCTGGGGACTCCGAAGGTGGCGTTCCTTTCATGTTCAACGACCCCAAGAACGTGGATCGCCTCATAGGCTTTGAAGTGGACATCATCGAGGCCGTGGCCAGGGAGATGGGGCGCAAACCGGTTTTCGTCAACAACAGCTGGGACAACCTGATACCGGGGCTGAACAGAAGGCTCTACGACGTGGCCATAAACGGCCTTGAGGTTACCCCGGAGCACCAGCAGGAGGTGGCCTTCTCCATACCCTACTATCACACCTACCTCCAGATAGCGGTGCGCCGGGACAACAGGGACATAAAAGCCTTTTCGGACCTCAAGGACAAGACCGTGGGGACCCTTAAACAGTCCTACGCCTACTTCCTCTTGAAGGATCTTGGCTGCAAGGACATAAGGACCTACATCGTGGAGGCCAACGCCTACGACGACCTGGTGAACGGCCGCCTTGACGCCACGTTGTTCGACGCCCCCATAGCCATGTACTCCGCGGGGTTCAACCCGGAGGTCAAGTTCGTTGGGGAGCCGGTGGGGAGCATGACATACGCCATAGCGGTGCGCAAGGAGGACAAAAAGCTGCTGCGGGAGATAAACGCCGCACTGATGAAGCTCAGGGATACCGGGGAGTTAAGGCGTATATACGACCGCTGGAACCTCTGGAATCCGGTGATGGCCAAGGAGTGGAACGACTTCTCCCCTCCTAAAAGCCCGCCCTATGCCTATAACGACTGGGCAGAGGCCCACAAGCCAAGGTTGTCCTTAAAAGACCGCATCAATCGGTACCTCAGCTTCCTGCCCACCTTCGGCGAGGCTGCGGTGGTGACCTTGAAGGTGTCGGTATGCGCGATGCTTCTTGCCATGGCGGCGGGGTTCGTGCTGGCAATCATGAGGGTGTTCGGGCCTAAGTGGGCATCGGCGCTGGCTTTGGGCTACATAGAGGTCATCAGGGGAACGCCGGTGCTGATACAGCTTTTCTTCATCTTCTACGGGTTGCCCAACGTTGGGATAAAGCTCTCCCCCTTCATGGCAGGGGTCATAGGCCTGGGGCTCAACTACGCAGCCTATGAGGCAGAGAACTACCGGGCGGGACTCCTTGCAGTTCCAAGGGGGCAGATGGAGGCCGCACTGGCGCTTTCCATGACCCGATGGCAGGCGTTAAGGCACGTGGTTATCCCACAGGCCTTCCGGGTGGTCATACCGCCGGTCACCAACGACTTCATCTCGCTTCTTAAGGACTCGTCGCTGGTGTCCATAATAACCATGGTGGACCTTACCAAGGCCTACGGCCAGATCGCCGCCACCTACTACGACTACTTCGGGACCGGGATAATGGTGGCCGCCATATACCTACTGCTGGGCCTGCCCTTTGTGAGGCTATCCCGATGGGCGGAGCGGAAGTTCTCCATCCAGGACAGGGAGAAGCAGCGCCACCACGAACAGATGATGCGGGGCTGGCGCTAA
- a CDS encoding amidohydrolase family protein: MGSDVLIRIDGKPVAAVKDGVLSDPSEALAVNSAAERIEDYQCGFSVTAGDFNGHSHPEQSVYAHVVQEGWDLPTWCRRTIYAHSVHMTPELVYLSCCRAFGRMLLNGITSVAVSFYCHNRMGNALDREVIRAALDSGIRILFGRMNYDLLSEDAYPNKRASQESYFEGPYYENHLISLMEEFKGLPGVQIVPSLHSFHANTLGAITRGLELAVELDSPLQFHLSEDKGDVDLCLDLYGERPVFVLARLLERTGPVRLLLSDCIWLSQEEKDLLVQMGASVVLNLRMNHRMKVGTPDLPGFLERGVPLYLGTDGEASNYGLSIQEERDFALERFGVSVPPMPFNMRCGTVGSMEVGAMGDLKVMNGRQVLDVFVGGRKVVSQGKLLTMNLEAVEERIREITSSWDVL, from the coding sequence TTGGGATCGGACGTTTTGATAAGGATTGATGGAAAGCCTGTGGCGGCGGTGAAGGACGGCGTCCTTTCGGATCCATCGGAGGCCCTTGCGGTGAACTCCGCGGCGGAGAGGATCGAGGACTACCAATGTGGGTTTTCCGTGACGGCAGGGGATTTCAACGGCCACAGCCATCCGGAGCAGTCCGTTTACGCCCACGTGGTTCAGGAGGGGTGGGACCTTCCAACTTGGTGCAGGAGGACCATATACGCTCACAGCGTCCACATGACCCCTGAGCTTGTTTACCTAAGCTGCTGCAGGGCCTTTGGCCGCATGCTGCTGAACGGAATAACCTCCGTTGCGGTTTCCTTTTACTGCCACAACCGCATGGGCAACGCCCTTGACCGAGAGGTCATAAGAGCCGCGCTGGATTCGGGCATCAGGATCCTGTTCGGAAGGATGAATTACGACCTGCTGTCCGAGGACGCGTACCCTAATAAGCGGGCTTCTCAGGAGAGCTACTTCGAGGGCCCCTATTACGAGAACCATCTAATATCCCTCATGGAGGAGTTCAAGGGCCTTCCTGGGGTGCAGATCGTCCCTTCCCTTCACAGCTTTCACGCCAACACGTTGGGCGCCATAACAAGGGGGTTGGAGCTCGCCGTAGAGCTTGATTCGCCCCTACAGTTCCACCTTTCCGAGGACAAGGGAGATGTGGACCTGTGCCTTGACCTCTATGGGGAGCGGCCCGTGTTCGTGTTGGCCCGGCTTTTGGAGAGAACTGGCCCCGTAAGACTTTTGCTCTCCGATTGCATATGGTTGTCCCAGGAGGAGAAGGACCTGCTCGTCCAAATGGGGGCCTCGGTGGTATTGAACCTTAGGATGAACCACCGAATGAAGGTGGGTACCCCTGACTTGCCGGGCTTCCTTGAAAGGGGCGTTCCGCTTTACCTCGGTACCGACGGCGAGGCCAGCAACTATGGCCTCAGCATCCAGGAGGAGCGGGATTTCGCCCTTGAACGCTTCGGGGTGTCGGTTCCGCCGATGCCCTTCAACATGAGGTGTGGAACTGTGGGGTCCATGGAGGTGGGCGCCATGGGGGACCTTAAGGTTATGAACGGCAGGCAGGTTCTAGATGTATTCGTAGGGGGACGCAAGGTGGTGTCCCAAGGCAAGCTTTTGACAATGAACCTTGAGGCGGTGGAGGAGCGCATCAGAGAGATTACGTCGAGTTGGGATGTGTTGTGA
- a CDS encoding trimeric intracellular cation channel family protein, with translation MILWNIFEALGTVAFAASGALTGIKRGFDLFGVCVLGLVTAVGGGITRDLLSGNLPPLALKDPHYCLMAVATSVLVFVKPIPVLKMDKTIALMDAVGLGAFSAVGGMLAINMGFQSFFTVTALGVITAAGGGILRDVLSSSTPLIFRREVYAVAALMGSATLLPITRALSAEHAMYACMIITTASRIYCLNKGIHLPSGRPGRRP, from the coding sequence GTGATCCTATGGAACATATTCGAAGCCTTGGGCACCGTGGCCTTCGCAGCTTCCGGGGCGCTTACGGGGATAAAGAGGGGTTTTGACCTTTTTGGGGTTTGCGTGCTGGGGCTTGTAACCGCGGTGGGGGGAGGCATAACCAGGGACCTTTTGTCCGGCAATCTACCCCCTCTGGCGCTGAAGGACCCACATTACTGCCTCATGGCCGTTGCAACTTCGGTTCTAGTATTTGTCAAACCCATTCCGGTTCTCAAAATGGACAAGACCATAGCCCTCATGGACGCGGTGGGCCTTGGGGCCTTCTCTGCCGTGGGGGGGATGCTGGCCATAAACATGGGGTTCCAAAGCTTCTTCACCGTAACCGCCCTCGGGGTCATAACCGCCGCAGGGGGCGGTATCTTAAGGGATGTGCTTTCTAGCTCAACTCCCCTCATATTCCGCCGGGAGGTCTACGCTGTAGCGGCGCTTATGGGATCTGCCACACTCCTGCCAATAACCAGGGCACTGTCCGCAGAACATGCCATGTACGCGTGCATGATAATAACCACCGCCTCGAGGATATACTGCCTCAACAAGGGGATACACCTGCCCTCAGGGAGGCCAGGACGGAGGCCATGA
- a CDS encoding TetR/AcrR family transcriptional regulator: MNQTKERILSAALKLFAQRGYDAVSTADIASSVGLTKGALYKHFKNKEDILNSVVARMEELDRERARDKGVPDETIDICKDQYEDLDLNKLLDFAKHQLTYWSSDDLAANFRRMITKERERNQHMRDLFNKHLGLGPLEYVSDIMAQKFNLSQGSATIISIGLIGPMYFFYELMDVISTENSLQREQELTKAINNYLDLYFDMIDKIATKINQR; this comes from the coding sequence ATGAATCAAACGAAGGAGCGGATCCTCTCCGCCGCGCTGAAGCTGTTCGCCCAGCGAGGCTACGACGCGGTATCCACCGCGGACATAGCTTCGTCGGTGGGACTTACCAAGGGGGCCCTCTATAAACATTTTAAAAACAAGGAGGACATCCTAAACAGCGTTGTGGCCAGGATGGAGGAATTGGACAGGGAAAGGGCCAGGGACAAGGGAGTACCGGACGAAACCATAGATATCTGCAAAGATCAATATGAGGATCTCGATCTAAACAAGTTGCTGGATTTTGCAAAACACCAACTCACTTATTGGTCTAGCGACGATCTAGCAGCGAACTTCAGGAGGATGATAACCAAGGAACGAGAAAGAAATCAGCACATGCGCGATCTTTTCAATAAACATCTTGGACTTGGCCCCCTAGAATACGTAAGCGATATTATGGCCCAAAAATTTAATCTAAGCCAAGGCTCGGCAACCATAATATCAATAGGGCTGATAGGTCCAATGTATTTTTTCTACGAGCTCATGGATGTCATAAGCACCGAAAATTCTCTACAAAGAGAGCAAGAGCTCACAAAGGCAATAAATAACTACCTAGATCTCTATTTTGATATGATCGATAAAATTGCAACTAAAATCAACCAAAGGTAG
- a CDS encoding class I SAM-dependent methyltransferase: MIYTLSKKYENKKFMDKIMGPNPIKLAEELLTDHKIPKDAVICDLGSGNGVTSVFMASEYGFTVYALDLWSDPEENQEFFNQFECKDRLIAVKGDANQLPFEKNFFDAIVSVDSYNYFGRDPRFLDEKIMDFLKPGGLIYIAIPGMKKDLHDNPPSELLLSWTKDQLDYIHDISYWRSMVENSKKGELLSIREMQSFQEVWDDWLKLDNQYAVSDRKAFQAGGGKYFNFISMVLRRH; the protein is encoded by the coding sequence ATGATATATACGCTTAGCAAAAAGTATGAGAACAAAAAATTCATGGATAAAATAATGGGTCCCAACCCAATAAAGCTCGCCGAAGAACTCCTGACGGACCACAAAATACCCAAGGACGCTGTAATATGCGACCTCGGAAGCGGCAACGGAGTAACCAGCGTCTTCATGGCCTCTGAATACGGCTTTACCGTCTATGCGCTGGATCTATGGAGCGATCCAGAGGAAAACCAGGAGTTCTTTAACCAGTTCGAGTGCAAGGACAGGTTAATAGCCGTAAAAGGAGACGCCAACCAACTGCCCTTTGAAAAGAACTTCTTTGACGCCATAGTGAGCGTCGATTCTTACAACTACTTCGGAAGGGATCCCCGCTTCCTAGATGAAAAGATAATGGACTTTCTAAAGCCGGGTGGGCTTATCTACATCGCCATCCCAGGGATGAAGAAGGACCTCCACGATAACCCCCCATCAGAGCTGCTACTCTCCTGGACCAAGGATCAACTGGACTACATCCACGACATAAGCTACTGGAGATCAATGGTAGAAAACTCTAAGAAGGGGGAGCTGTTGTCCATAAGAGAGATGCAGAGCTTCCAGGAGGTTTGGGATGACTGGCTTAAGCTGGATAACCAATATGCCGTATCGGACAGAAAAGCCTTCCAAGCAGGGGGCGGAAAATACTTCAACTTCATATCAATGGTCCTAAGGCGCCATTAA
- a CDS encoding SIMPL domain-containing protein (The SIMPL domain is named for its presence in mouse protein SIMPL (signalling molecule that associates with mouse pelle-like kinase). Bacterial member BP26, from Brucella, was shown to assemble into a channel-like structure, while YggE from E. coli has been associated with resistance to oxidative stress.): protein MDERKGYLTVPAALLGISLVLSAFLIAGSIGKIKSIDRYVTVKGFSEMEVRADLAVWPIMFRVSANDLSTLQRLNDRAKGEIRAFLLSLGFKPEEISESPPQINDLKTQYGVDQSSRIDERYVAQSFVTLRTTQVDKAKRAMERAGELVSKGVVLSQEYGVMPEFVFTKLDSIKPKMVAEATVSARNAAEQFAKDSNSRLGGIRRAEQGYFSIEDRDKGSPDYKRVRVVTTVQYYLED, encoded by the coding sequence ATGGACGAGAGAAAGGGTTATTTGACGGTGCCTGCGGCGTTGTTGGGCATCTCCTTGGTGTTGTCCGCCTTTCTTATAGCAGGTTCCATTGGGAAGATCAAAAGCATCGACCGTTATGTTACGGTGAAGGGCTTCTCCGAGATGGAGGTTAGGGCGGACCTGGCGGTGTGGCCCATAATGTTCAGGGTGTCTGCCAACGACCTTAGTACTCTGCAGAGGCTTAACGACAGGGCTAAGGGAGAGATAAGGGCTTTTCTGCTCTCGTTGGGCTTCAAGCCGGAGGAGATAAGCGAGTCCCCACCCCAGATAAACGACCTGAAGACCCAGTACGGGGTTGATCAGTCCTCCAGGATTGATGAGCGCTACGTGGCCCAGAGCTTCGTGACCTTGCGGACCACGCAGGTTGATAAGGCGAAAAGGGCGATGGAGCGCGCTGGGGAACTGGTGAGCAAGGGGGTTGTTCTGTCCCAGGAGTACGGGGTAATGCCGGAGTTCGTGTTCACCAAGCTGGACTCAATCAAGCCCAAGATGGTGGCGGAGGCCACGGTGAGCGCCAGGAACGCGGCGGAGCAGTTCGCCAAGGACTCCAACAGCCGCTTGGGGGGTATTAGACGGGCGGAGCAGGGGTACTTCAGCATAGAGGATCGGGACAAGGGATCCCCGGACTACAAGAGGGTACGGGTGGTTACCACCGTTCAATACTACCTGGAGGATTGA
- the proC gene encoding pyrroline-5-carboxylate reductase produces MDRVVVRKVAIIGAGTIGSAAAMALRPHFEVMATRKRGVIPTELLEAGVEEGGSNQEAASWADVVILAVKPYQVLDVMSQIAALAPGSGPKVVISLAAAMTIQMMEAVCPFPVVRAMTNTACRIRRGYTVYANGSGVGESEEAMVRSVFRSMGAFERVDEQYLDVLTAMSGSGPAYIYTVLEAMILGALKAGLPRDLALRAAANTAIGASSLLLESGGHPAELRDQVITPGGVTIEGLYELEEGRVRTAFMRAVSAAASRAVELADSARRNVIDKGILAHQVRES; encoded by the coding sequence ATGGACAGGGTAGTTGTGAGGAAGGTGGCCATAATAGGGGCGGGAACCATAGGAAGCGCGGCGGCCATGGCACTTAGGCCCCATTTTGAGGTGATGGCCACCCGGAAGAGGGGCGTGATACCTACGGAGCTTTTGGAGGCCGGAGTGGAGGAGGGAGGGTCTAACCAAGAGGCCGCGTCGTGGGCCGACGTGGTGATATTGGCGGTGAAACCCTACCAGGTGCTGGACGTTATGTCCCAGATAGCTGCCTTAGCGCCGGGATCCGGCCCGAAGGTGGTGATATCCCTGGCGGCGGCCATGACCATCCAGATGATGGAAGCGGTTTGTCCCTTCCCGGTGGTGAGGGCCATGACCAACACCGCCTGTCGGATAAGGCGGGGGTACACGGTTTACGCTAACGGATCGGGCGTGGGAGAGTCGGAGGAGGCCATGGTTAGGAGCGTCTTCAGGTCCATGGGGGCCTTTGAGAGGGTGGATGAGCAGTACCTGGACGTGCTTACCGCCATGTCCGGCAGCGGGCCTGCTTACATATACACCGTCTTGGAAGCCATGATATTGGGCGCCCTCAAGGCAGGGCTGCCCAGGGATCTGGCGTTGCGCGCCGCGGCCAACACCGCCATAGGGGCTTCATCACTTTTGCTTGAGTCCGGTGGACATCCGGCGGAGCTGAGGGATCAGGTGATAACACCAGGAGGGGTTACCATAGAGGGGCTTTACGAGCTTGAGGAGGGTAGGGTAAGGACCGCCTTCATGAGAGCGGTTTCCGCCGCGGCCTCAAGGGCAGTAGAACTGGCGGATTCCGCCAGGAGGAACGTGATTGACAAGGGGATCCTTGCGCATCAGGTCAGGGAGAGTTAG